A window of the Mauremys reevesii isolate NIE-2019 linkage group 26, ASM1616193v1, whole genome shotgun sequence genome harbors these coding sequences:
- the SCAMP4 gene encoding secretory carrier-associated membrane protein 4 isoform X2, translating to MAEKVNNFPPLPKFIPLKPCFYQNFADEIPIDYQSLVKRIYHLWIFYCITLVVNLIGCLAWWIGGGYGVNFGLAILWLFLFSPCSYICWFRPAYKGFRSDSSFNFMAFFFIFGAQFILTVIQAIGISGWGACGWLAATTFFSTSVAAAVFMLFPAIMFTMSAVAMSFYLIRVHKIYRGAGGSFQKAQDEWHSGSWRDPPSREAQYNNFSGNSLPQYPTVPNYPTGNQWP from the exons ATGGCAG agaaagtgaataactTCCCTCCACTCCCCAAGTTTATTCCTCTGAAACCGTGCTTCTACCAGAACTTTGCTGATGAAATTCCCATAGACTATCAGAGTCTGGTGaagagaatttaccatttatggATCT TTTACTGCATCACACTAGTGGTGAATCTAATTGGCTGCCTGGCCTGGTGGATTGGTGGTGGTTATGGCGTTAATTTTGGCTTGGCCATCCTTTGGCTTTTTCTCTTCAGCCCCTGCAGTTACATATGCTGGTTCCGGCCTGCATACAAAGGCTTTCG GTCTGACAGCTCTTTTAATTTCATGGCCTTTTTCTTCATCTTTGGTGCCCAGTTTATTCTGACTGTCATACAAGCGATCGGTATCTCCGGCTGGGGAGCATG TGGATGGTTGGCAGCCACTACTTTTTTTAGTACCAGTGTTGCAGCTGCTGTGTTCATGCTGTTTCCAGCCATAATGTTTACGATGTCAGCGGTTGCGATGTCCTTCTATCTCATAAGG GTACATAAAATTTACCGAGGGGCTGGCGGAAGCTTTCAGAAAGCCCAGGATGAATGGCACAGCGGCTCGTGGAGGGATCCCCCGAGCAGGGAAGCTCAGTACAATAACTTTTCTGGAAACAGTCTGCCACAGTATCCCACGGTGCCCAACTATCCCACGGGAAATCAATGGCCTTAA